CTCTTGCCGTTGTTTGCATGCTTGCGAATCCTTCAATCACTCGACTATTGACCCACAGAACTCAAGGGTTGATTGCAATCTGACCGAGGCAACCCGACGCGACGATAAATCTAGTCGAGAATTTCTAGTCTTTCTATGTAGATTTTAGAAGCATAGCGATTGTATTTTTACAATATTATACACTATTGTCACGATAAAACCGTTGGCAGAAAAGAAATAGTGTAACTGGAGGGCCGGACAAACtgtaaatccgagcgtaaaaatgccaaatcgatcccgcttatgtcaaatcgtatatgaatccgcagactcataaacgatttgacgttaaagattaatgtgaaatcgttttttttcgcttcgtgtggcgcTCCAGTAACAACATCAATCCAACAATCCCGTTGTCGGTTCAGGTTCTGATTGCACACATCTGGACCCATTACAATTGCCAATTGCAACCTTTATGGCTTGGCGAATCCCTTGAAGAGCATTCTAATGTCAAAAACCTGTGCCTAATCTTGAATGTAAACCTGTTTCGGTAAAATTCGAGGATTTCGGTATTAAATCAGACTCTTTTTGTTGTATTGAATAGCTCTAATTCGAACGCAATGTAAGCATCACCAAACACCAATAATGTAGATCTCAGTGATCAAACAAAGAACTGTAGACCGTCAATTTTTTACCACAATGGTGTACAGTGACCGCTGTTATGAAACAGCAGATCGCTTGCGATAGAGATATAGCTGATCGTTTCTCTGTTTAATGGGACAAActaaaagacaaaaaaccgTACCTATTTACGAAATCGCATTAcgttttttattataaacaTAAAGAATTGGACAAAATATAAACACATGCATATTTCCACATAAAGGCCTTCAAATAACAAAGAAGGGTGCATTCGCTATGACATGCAGTGCGCGGCGTCGATCCTTAAGCATACTGCGCTGCAGGGTTCTCGCTTTCGGGACGCCCGCTAGTGATCCGGTAGTATGTATAAAGCAAATATAGACTAATAGAATAATCGCACAGTAATCGAATAATAAAGCACCCTCAGGCAACCAGGTGGCTTCAGAGTGATACGACCGCCGCCAGTAAAATAAAGCGGGAAGAACGAAACATTACACTTTGGCACGCTTTGGCAGGTGCAAATGTGGATAGAGGTATTTGGGGTGTGCGACCCGAGCCCAATCCGCCGCAACAcgcgcactcacacactcatCATGATTTTTATAAGGTGCATAAATGTCTTTGCTCATCATGTATGGTAGTTGCTCTACGCTACATTAAAATTtacgaaaaaccaaacaaaaatataaCGATAACTGCTATTGCGTGCAGTCGTTTATCTCCCATCTCGGATCGTGTTCCGTGTCTCTATTTCACATCTACTGTGTCATAGAAAAGCCTTTCTGGGCGCATAACGCTATCACTAACTTTGGCTGACCCATGGTACATGTCCCACCTCTTACTGGTAGAAGGGATAGATTGTCTGGCGTAGGGAAGCTGTTAGTGTTagtacgagagagagagaaagagagatgtACGGTATCATGTTTTCATTCTCGGTAGTAGCTCTCCAAGAACGCTTCCCCCGTTGATTGTAGTTTACTGCTACAACCAAGGAATATATGACATTCCGGGGCTTCCTCCTTGCGCtattcgctctctctcagTTATGTTCCTGCTGGAGCGTTTTACTGTTCttcgtggtggccaccacgtCCGACGTGCTGGCAGAAGTTGCGGGGGAGGCGCTGGTGGACACGGTCGGTAGTGTTGCTTCCTTCGTTTGGGTCACGGATCCACTTTCGATCGACTGCCGTTTCTCGTTGATGAAGTTCAGATACTGAGTCAGGCGCAGTACGGCAATAAGCGTCGCAACGTAGTCCCGAACGTCTTCCTTTCGCAACGACTTCACTTGCTTCGAAACGGTGCGGTAGACACGCCGGGCCACTTTGTTCGAGAGACGACCGACCGTCTGGACGGTGTGCAGCACTGGGTCATCCTTGGCAGAGATTGGCACTGCGTGAAGAGCAAGCGAGAGAATGGTTCAAGTAGCAGAGTCCATGGCTCAAGTGGTAACAGAATTtagaaaatgcaaaaaaacgaCTTCTTACCGTTATCGTCATCGGCGTCAGTTTCCGGCTTGGGGAAGTAGTAGTCAAGCAATCGTTCTGCAAGCTGAGCGGTAGTATCCACGCCGTTTACCGCCAGGCTACCGTACTGGGTTGCCAGCACCTCGTTAGCTTTCTTCCACGACAGGTCTTTCAGCGAAGCGGCCCGCTGCTGTGAGGCAGAGCGCAGCTCACATACCTTCTCGATGTGCGGCTTAACTGTTTCGATGACGCGGGTACGTGCCTGTTGATAGATCTCGGCCGGTTGCTCCTTGATGATTGGTGCGTTTACCTCCAACTTGTCGATGCCTTTGACGAGTGTCTGGTCTACCAGTTGCAGTGGACGATCGAGCCGTTGCACCAGCGGTGCGGAGATAGTAACGGCCCGGTACACAACATCTTCGGCCGTCCCAAGCGCCCAACTAAGCAATGGATTTGAATCTAAAGGCGAGAAAACCAAAATCAAATAACTTTATTACGATCAAAAATGGacgttattttattttaaattaaatcttcCGCTACAGTTTCTCAGTCACGAACTCAGGTTCTTTTCAAGGAGTGGATGATTCAAATAGGGAAGGCATGACAACAAACCTTTGACCGCTAAACAGAGTATGCTAAATGGCATCACGAAAATGACCGCCACTTGCTAATTATTCCTGTTCCATGTGGTGTGAGAACCATTTCATacttcaaatatttttcactGCTTTCACAACACAGCGATATTGTCATGGCGATTACAGCATGGAACATTACAAAGTTCTCACAATCGTTTCAAATT
This window of the Anopheles cruzii chromosome X, idAnoCruzAS_RS32_06, whole genome shotgun sequence genome carries:
- the LOC128274017 gene encoding lipid storage droplets surface-binding protein 2; the encoded protein is MSSKVQENCNGNATAPSNDTDGAPSSAAALLPHLESLDRMLKLPVVDATWQQTQNVYGRVKDSNPLLSWALGTAEDVVYRAVTISAPLVQRLDRPLQLVDQTLVKGIDKLEVNAPIIKEQPAEIYQQARTRVIETVKPHIEKVCELRSASQQRAASLKDLSWKKANEVLATQYGSLAVNGVDTTAQLAERLLDYYFPKPETDADDDNVPISAKDDPVLHTVQTVGRLSNKVARRVYRTVSKQVKSLRKEDVRDYVATLIAVLRLTQYLNFINEKRQSIESGSVTQTKEATLPTVSTSASPATSASTSDVVATTKNSKTLQQEHN